ggtattgtaatgctgactgtagagttgtcactgctcagtcacgcaacgtggattgctcaaaattttggaggacttggcagagatccaacatggtggcccaatcagatccacagaagcttggtagctagctgctggaatgcgcctcggcactgcgcaaaagcgtgctagcatgtgcagcgtagaattccagcacgtagggagggacatcacccagcgagcgatggtgcgctagattaaagcgctcctgcatctcttggtgagtccttcagaagcggtactggacttttaacaatgttttttttttttcccttcaacagaagatttgccacgttggagtgaggaggacgccgccgaccccgacaccaagctgaaccccggcgaactccaagcagaggatcttcaggaaccctcaaggctttgagcaagctgaggaggatcagcagtcccgacgagacctctcctcatatgcgagtgcagtggagctctccagaacaacctctcagttgtcactttgtcactggtcactttgtcactttgtcattttgtcacttgtcactttgtcacttgtcactttgtcacttgtcactttgtcattttgtcactttgtcacttgtcactttgtcacttgtcacttgtcactttgtcacttgtcactttgtcattttgtcactttgtcattttgtcactttgtcactggtcactttgtcacttttcacttggtcacttgtcacttggtcacttggtcacttgtccagatgatctcggtacacctcctgcgattcaaattcctgcacacattgctctgggatttaggtgtgatgaatgatgcatctaactggccaccggaggtaattaaggccttcaaaacattgaaagcagctttctgttccgcccccattttgcgtcatgttgagttgttgacgtcatgttcatcctcggcctcgccttgcatttcagtgcgaggtgcattttccacagaaaaaggttgtgaatccgggcacaacatttgtggctgttccattgacctttcacaggtagaagattgtgggggtgggaatagctcctccgaatagcccattgtgtcctgaaaactactcattgcattgctttgcgcacacatttttttgtcctcatgcaaggcctgagttgcacctgaaagcgtggccttctcctcctgcgcctcctcctgttccatcacatctgctgctgctgggttagcattgacgcccggtccctgtttattgaacctcttatctttattacatttatgactgcatggcggtaaaaagcatgctatccgcacgcttcttgtcctcatgcaaggcctgggttcttgtgtctcaaaaagcgtggccttctcctcctgcgcctgctcctgttccatcacgtgtgctgctgctgctgggttagcgttaccggtcccttttcctggaacctcttctctgtattacatttatgactgcacaggtaacatgctttttgtcgccatgcaaagaaacatgacattttccacatttaaaagacagtttttcctttgaaactttacaatctattttctcaaaaactataagctctttttcaaatattttttttcctcttgtacccactcccaaggtgcacataccctgctaatttggggtatgtagcatgtaaggaagctttacaaagcacgaaagttcgggtccccattgacttccattatgttcggagttcggcgcgaacacccgaacatcacggtgttcgcccaacactagccaggagcgacacgccccctctcagcgggcagcggggtcctggaagcagagctgagatggatcgctctgttggatgggaggcagccttgcagggacagcaggtagataagagagaggggacatgggtgccactgccagatatgtgtagagcacacatactggctataacgtgctgcccattataggctggctgttccgtagttgtgcacagtgaacacattggaagcttttggctcagctcagcacagctcagtaaccttgcaggcactgtgattgcagcgcgatatgatcctcctgcactcggcactaaacagctgcacttatcttctgggaatgctttggggaatgctttctttcactgtgcgacgtttgcattcaaggtACACAGAtgcacatataggtgaaatacatgtaaagaatatgattgcagcatgtgggtattgtgtgcaagcatttctgctctctgctcgtccctcctcccttctctgtccactccctgccctctgtccatcttctctgtgtgtccaccctcctccccttctcctgtcctgctagtcatttcaccccctgaatgcttcggtagtaaaatgatccgagattcggatcaaagatccggatcttttcaatgatccgattcgaatcatccggatcattgaaaagatccgaacttcccatctctaccgaACACCAGGGAGGTCAATATTTACCTCTCCCGGCTCCAGCGTAGGCGCAATAGCGGCTCTCCGCTCGcgctccagcagaaatagccgaCCCCAATCGGATCTTCTCTACTGTGTCTGCGCTGGAGGCAAGGAAGGTAGATGTTTCAGGCATCAGCTGTGGTTTTGGGGGAGCCCAGAactgaggggcagaggaggacgagggaaagccaacacgtaACTAGTATTTGGTGCAGTCATAGCCTGGAATCTATGGTGGTGCTGGgcacagttacatagtttggttgaaaaaagacatccatgcaTCAAACTCAGccaagtaattatagccatgcatgtcaccccctcctccctgcagatGTAGAATCTGCTTCTTACAATAAGATTCCGCATACCACTCTTAAAACTCCTTAATAAAGGTTAGaaaactaaaaataaacaaatcaaagTGCCGATATCATCAGTGCCAATATCTTCAGTGCCAATATCTTCAGTGCCAATATCATCAGTGCCGATATCTTCAGTGCCGATATCATCAGTGCCGATATCATCAGTGCCGATATCATCAGTGCCAATATCATCAGTGCGAATATCATCAGTGCCAATATCTTCAGTGCCAATATCTTCAGTGCCAATATCATCAGTGCCGATATCTTCAGTGCCGATATCATCAGTGCCGATATCATCAGTGCCGATATCATCAGTGCCAATATCATCAGTGCCAATATCATCAGTGCCAATATCTTCAGTGCCAATATCTTCAGTGCCGATATCTTCAGTGCCAATATCATCAGTGCCAATATCATCAGTGCCGATATCATCAGTGCCGATATCATTAGTGCCAATATCATCAGTGCCAATATCTTCAGTGCCGATATCATCAGTGCCAATATCATCAGTGCCGATATCATCAGTGCCGATATCATTAGTGCCAATATCATCAGTGCCAATATCTTCAGTGCCGATATCATCAGTGCCAATATCTTCAGTGCCAATATCTTCAGTGCCAATATCTTCAGTGCCAATATCATCAGTGCCAATATCATCAGTGCCGATATCATCAGTGCCGATATCATCAGTGCCGATATCATTAGTGCCGATATCTTCAGTGCCAATATCATCAGTGCCAATATCATCAGTGCCAATATCATCAGTGCCAATATCATCAGTGCCGATATCTTCAGTGCCAATATCATCAGTGCCAATATCTTCAGTGCCAATATCATCAGTGCCAATATCATCAGTGCCAATATCTTCAGTGCCAATATCATCAGTGCCGATATCTTCAGTGCCAATATCATCAGTGCCAATATCATCAGTGCCAATATCTTCAGTGCCAATATCATCAGTGCCAATATCATCAGTGCCAATATCATCAGTGCCAATATCTTCAGTGCCAATATCATCAGTGCCAATATCATCAGTGCCAATATCTTCAGTGCCAATATCTTCAGTGCCAATATCATCAGTGCCAATATCTTCAGTGCCAATATCTTCAGTGCCAATATCATCAGTGCCAATATCATCAGTGCCAATATCATTAGTGCCAATATCATCAGTGCCAATATCATCAGTGCCAATATCATCAGTGCCAATATCATCAGTGCCAATATCTTCAGTGCCAATATCATTAGTGCCGATATCTTCAGTGCCAATATTATcagtagggctgagctctcggattccgaatttcgagtttgccatcggaatttggcagttccgagtaagcactcgaaactcgaaaattctgcaattccgagtaccgaattcgtgtttacattgaagtcaattgtgctaaattccgtggtgaattgtgaagcccccttacatgctatcatcaccaaatttggcatgtatattaagcagatgagtaggaacatggtaaaaaaattttttgtgaaaagagcttatagtttttgaaataaacgattttaaagtttcataggaaaaatgatttttaaactgtaaaatgacactgctgcagtacaggttactgcattccgagttctgtatacatattgtatacatttcatgaaaacagacagagtggggtcccccctcccaagcctccttaaccctttgtcccccatgcaggctgggatagccagaatgcggagtcccggccacgtggggcttcgcaccctgagctataccagcccgcatggtccatggtatgggggggctctggaggagaggggcggccaacctccccctctcccccagagcccttgtccaatacaTGGACAAGGGCCTCTTCCCCACCtttcggtgccccaggaggaggtgggggccgccgacatcctggggggttcatggtgccataaacttggaaacttggcagcgagcgggaatcacttaccgattCCCGTACAATGCCCACTTTCAAATGTGCATTGTAAACAGTAAAACAATGACAGCACGCAGCcttcccccctcacacacacctcTTCCCCACcaccagcttaccaaaaagactatgGGTAAAGAGTAGGCCAGCATCTTGCCTTGGACCACATTTCATCCTGATCCTTTTCTGCCAaagcagcactggggcaggtGAGTATTAAACTCCTCCTACTCTGCATGTTCCCTATAGTTACGCCACTTTGTTCAAGACTGTTCAATGAACGGAGCTTAAGGACGTGGACTGAGGACTCTTCTTGTGGATTTTATATGCGCAATTTTCTTTGGGAATATGTGAGTGTAAtcttttttaaacttttaaattaaagcaacagttttacgctatgaggaCTCCTTTCTAGTCAATAGGAAAAAGCTTGATGGATATTACCGTTATGGAGGTGTAGATGAAGAAGGAGACAGCGAGGTTGGGAATGATTATGCGCTATGGCTGACCTATAATTTGGCAGCATATAGGAAAGGTGAGAGGCTGGAGATCTTGGTGGTGTATATGCAGCACAGTGTGTTGGAAGGTGGAAGCACTGGGAATAAACTTATAAGCTGTCTGTGGTTTGGCAGCCTGCACGGAGGGTGAGGGGCTGTGAGATCTGAGTGTGGTGGGACCACATAAAAGCTCAATTTCACGTGGTGGAATATATATTCTTTACAGAATCACGCTATGTTTGTTTGTCTATATTGGGAGTGTGAAGGCACAGAGAATTGGAAGATTGGTGGATCTATTGAGAGCGCAGTGTCCGTGGATATATCAGACTGGTACACTTGTATGTTGGTGAAAAAAGACTGCGATCCAATAcacagtatttttattttttacaggtgGACTTTTTAAGTGCACTGATATCTTGAGGAGTAATGTTGGGGTCACAGTTTTTAGCATTAtttgctgtgttgtttttttttacaggtgggaCTGTATACAGGTGCTTAGGCGCCGGGGGGATGCTAAAAACATTTGGGTTGTGTGCACATACTACACTATCGAGCGCACTTTCACTGGGAATTAAATGAATGTTAAACCTTAATAAAGAATCTGGCCCGCAAATTCCCGTATCCCCATCAAGCAAAGCGCTCCAGGGTGtgatctcctcaacctccctGATAAGGACTTGTAGAAGATACTCCCAGCACTCCAATCTGTGTACAAGCGGGGCAACGCCctgtccctccccccctccatagcaacagaacacgtcgCTAGCCTAGAGCCATGCGTCTGTACGCATCCTGGGAGTTTAGCATCTGTACACACCCTGGGAGTTTAGCATCTGTGCGCACCCTGGGAGTTTAGCATCTGTACACACCCTGGGAGTTTAGCCTCTGTATGCACCCTGGGAGTTTAGCATCTGTGCGCACCCTGGGAGTTTAGCATCTGTACACACCCTGGGAGTTTAGCCTCTGTATGCACCCTGGGAGTTTAGCATCTGTACACCCTGGGAGTTTAGCCTCTGTATGCACCCTGGGAGTTTAGCCTCTGTATGCACCCTGGGAGTTTAGCCTCTGTACGCACCCTGGGAGTTTagcctctgtacacaccctgggaGTTTAGCATCTGTACACACCCTGGGAGTTTAGCATCTGTACGCACCCTGGGAGTTTAGCATCTGTATGCACCCTGGGAGTTTAGCATCTGTACACCCTGGGAGTTTAGCCTCTGTATGCACCCTGGGAGTTTAGCCTCTGTATGCACCCTGGGAGTTTAGCCTCTGTACGCACCCTGGGAGTTTagcctctgtacacaccctgggaGTTTAGCATCTGTACACACCCTGGGAGTTTAGCGTCTGTATGCACCCTGGGAGTTTAGCA
This DNA window, taken from Hyperolius riggenbachi isolate aHypRig1 chromosome 3, aHypRig1.pri, whole genome shotgun sequence, encodes the following:
- the LOC137562444 gene encoding uncharacterized PPE family protein PPE16-like; translated protein: MANSKFGIRELSPTDNIGTEDIGTNDIGTEDIGTDDIGTDDIGTDDIGTDDIGTNDIGTDDIGTDDIGTEDIGTEDIGTDDIGTEDIGTEDIGTDDIGTDDIGTEDIGTDDIGTDDIGTDDIGTEDIGTDDIGTDDIGTEDIGTDDIGTEDIGTDDIGTDDIGTEDIGTDDIGTEDIGTDDIGTDDIGTDDIGTDDIGTEDIGTNDIGTDDIGTDDIGTDDIGTDDIGTEDIGTEDIGTEDIGTDDIGTEDIGTDDIGTNDIGTDDIGTDDIGTDDIGTEDIGTDDIGTNDIGTDDIGTDDIGTDDIGTEDIGTEDIGTEDIGTDDIGTDDIGTDDIGTDDIGTDDIGTEDIGTDDIGTEDIGTEDIGTDDIRTDDIGTDDIGTDDIGTDDIGTEDIGTDDIGTEDIGTEDIGTDDIGTLICLFLVF